The DNA sequence tgtgcgtgtgcgtgtgtgcgtgtgtgtgcgtgtttgtttgtttgtttgtttggattttaaatgaactcaCCACCAAAGAGAGCAGTATCCCtgcaaattaatttccattGAGCACTGAGGTTTGGGGATGGGGCATTGTCAGTATTAACTACAGactgttaatgtttttgtttcctgtttatgaCCTCTTTCCCTTTGAGAGCACGCTAGAGATCACGCTTTGACACCAGCTTGCTGGTCAGTGGGGGTgttttttgcacaatgctggaggtgcagctctctctgtggtttTGGTCTGACTCTCTGGCCActgactcaaaacaaaacccctGTGCTTTGCTTGTGGCATGCACCCCTTTCATACGTTACctagttctctctctctctctctctctctctctctctctctccctctctctctctctctctctctctctctctcgctctctctctttctctctctctctctctctctctctcgctctctctctctctctctctctctcgctctctctctctctctctctctctctctctctctctctctctctcgctctctctctctctctctcgctctctctctctctctctctctctctctctctctctctctctctctctctctctctctctctctctctctctctctatctctatctcctGAGATACTTAGGAGGGGTCAGAACTATGTGTGCTCTCCGCACGCAATTCCtttctaacaataataatacatatctCTGCACTTAGATCAGAGGGCTGTCAGAAATCTTTCACTGGTAGTATGAAATCTTTATAATCATGGTCTTTCTTTAGCCATTTGATTAACTTTCATTGAGCTCAAAACAACATTTGACATGTTCGTACAATAGGAGTTTAAACATtctacaaatgtaaacattttgatttaatccCTAATTAAGATTAATATCCAATGACACCCCCTGTTATAATTAGTCAGCAGTGGGACATCTAAATCCTGTTAAACATGAATTCCTGCTAAATCTGCACAGTCCATGTGTATCAAGCTTTCTTAACTGCCATGGAAATCACCTTAGGttaaaataatcacattcagtattcaaaaaagagaaaatgtaaacaCTGAAAGATTTCATTCACTTGTGTTTTGACAATGCAAGACTCTGTCATCTTCTTATAGCTTCCTCAAGATTACAGGTAACTGTGAATCACAGTATGAACATTCCACTgagctgtccatggttctgaacTGAATAGCATCATcctcaaattatattttttggtcATGTACGTAGGaagcaaaaaaatttttttaggccacttcttttttttgtttccagatTACAgaagacaacccccccccccccaacacacacacacacacacaattgctgGTGGATGAGCTATATGCACCTCTCCCGCCTTTAATCTAATAAAAGTCAATGTCCAGCATATAGAACACAGTGCAGCAGGTGATGTCCTGTTCAGGTGAAAAAGTCTGAACCAGCATCCACACTCTCTATCCTGTTAGTCTTCTTAAATAATCTTCCTAAAGTTTCTGTAGTACATTTTCactaagaaaagaaagagattgTGTGGTCAAGTGGTCACCTTCTCACCATCAAGCTTTGTGACAAGACCCCCTGAAGTTTTGTGACAAGGTTGATTCCAAACTGATCCATTGCAATATCCCAGCTGAGGTCACATGTCAGTAGGGATTGATGTGTAGTTTCCAATGTGTGATTATTCTCAATGtaaattatttagaaaaaaacaaattattttttttccacatgattGAGATACATAAATGGCCACTGTACAGACACAACACGTCATAACAATGGAAATAATGACGAGGGTCTTGTTTTATTGCACTGAGAGTGTTGATTTGTGGACCTTTGTCACCCTATAATTTGCCTCATtgagcagccaatcaaatctgcccCTGACATGTGACCTCCTATGGTTCAGGTTCATTGGAAATTATTACCTCAAGTCCTCCTtttatctgtacagtttgagttttacagTGCAGAGGACAAGCAGGGTCTCAGGCAGAGGAAAGtctccagaagaggagagttcagaCACGATGATGCCgccactctgtgctgttcttgtgcttttcagcaaagtctgtAAGTGTGTAATTATTATTGACTTAAATAACTTTACACTAGGACTGTataaagatgttcatactgAGCTTGCAGGGgttttttattgcttatttctcattgtcatttgcattgaaatattGCTTTCTGTCATCTCACAGATGGTCTGCTTGGGAATATAATTCAGCCTGACGCGCTGGTGAGAGCTCAGCTTGgagacactgtgactctcccaTGTCTCTACTCTGCAAAGGACGTGCCGGGTGTcagctggtttaagcagcctcTTGGACAGAAGCCTCAACTTGTAGCAATAATAATGAACTCTGTATCAGAtgctatatttttaaatgagtttaaaaacGGCACACGCCTCAGTGCTAAAGCAGCGAAGGGGAGCTTTAACCTGACTGTGTCACGAGTAGAGCCGTTGGATTCAGCCACATACTACTGCGCTCTTACGCGCTACAAAGAGATCAGCTTTGGAGATGGAACCACTTTAATGGTGACGGGTAAGTATGAAGCTTAGTTGATGCTTTAtacttctttttaaatgtacaggcattcatcaatatatttttgGTATATTGATTAGCTCACCTAATCagcatttgatttttaaaaagtcaatttttATTATCCCAGgaatgcagatatttttttttagggtaGGGTTAGCCAAACTCTGTTTTGGGTGTTCATGTATTGGTTCAGTGTTATGTTAAGATATATCGAGGTAGGTTGTTGTTTAAGATACTGCATGTTAAGCCAAAAACTGTAAATTTGATTACAACTGTAAATCATTATGATTTTTCTAAAGTCATTAATACATCACAAATAGACAGTTTCGTATACATTTGACACCGATCCAGATTGGGAAGTTCAACCATGACGTAGATTCAAAATTGTTTATCaagaataatgataataattgtAGCCAAGTGCATAATGATTGAGTCCAAGCACATATCctgttatatttttaattattaaacggaattcttcaggttcagagtcacacaacaggacagtagtactgcagcagcccgagtctgagtcagtgcagccaggagactctgtgactctgcagtgtagagtacacactgagacctgtgcaggagaacacagtgtatactggttcagacagggctcaggagagtcCCCTCCAGGAATCATTTCCACCCATGGAACCAGGAGTgatgagtgccagaggagctctggggctgtgtctcccacacagagctgtgtctacaacttccccaagaggaacctcagcccctctgatgctgggacttactactgtgctgtggccacctgtggggagatcctgtttgggaacgAGACCAAGCTGGACTTTGAGCGTAAGCAAAACAATTACACATTGAAAGCATTGTCttaattaattcagtttttaaaaggtTCATACGTTTATTTAAGGAAGGCCAGggctaaattaattaattaaataacatcAACCAGGGGAATATTCAGACTTCATCTGAAATTATTGGATGATTGTTTAACATtagctcatttatttttatgttgtaagtttttttattgttttctgttcatCATCTTATCTAGCAGAACAGTTCTTTGGACATGTTTTCCCTGTCAACGTCTTATTATGCTTTTATTAACTCTTTGAAAAGTACGTTTTTTGGAATCATTTTCTACAActgttctagaattccattgttttcagttaccagtagtgattgtgatatcagcattagaatgttcagttaagaacattttaattgcaaTCTCACACCATAAAAGGTTAATATTGCTTGTAAATTGTGCTACGCTAAATCGTTCTTTTTTAAGGAAATAAAGCTCTTCCTCTTTATTGCTTGGCGGGAGCTTTGACATTGAGTGTGATCCTAAATATTGTCCTCGCTCTGAAAAGGAGAAAAGGCAGTGAGGATGGCAAAGGTAAGAGAACAATTGTCGGTGATACATATTATGGATGTTTTATCAAATTTTGTTCATTCAAATCAGAAGTGTACGAAACATACAAAATCATACAAATACTCAATATCATAAAGGTAGGTGGCAAAAATGATGTGAACTGCGGTATATGCTAAGCGCTTGTCTAAGTtccaaaatttgaaaaaaactttGTCATCTGAAGGCTATTTCATGAATAGCATGCATAAATAGTCACATACAGTCCATGTGCAGTTCTGTAAAACAACATCAGGTGGTGCAAATGACTGTCTCATAATACTTTTAGGTAtgtatacattatatacatagATCACATGAAAACGCGAATcaaattttgaatttatttaactttaaccTTTGATATCGCCCCCAATATTACACATTAGTTATGTTTATTatgcattaataataataataataataataataataataataataataataataatcagaagaGGATTTAAAAAAGTAGTAGTTTGTACAAatcatattatcattttttgaGCAATTCATTTTGGACAACCTTCAGTggtttcattgttattttactCAAACAGGAGCCGCATCAATCAGCGAAGTGCCCAGAGAAGACCTGACAAGCAAGCAGGTAGAAATATTGCGCtgtgaaagacatttttaagAATTAAAAT is a window from the Anguilla anguilla isolate fAngAng1 chromosome 3, fAngAng1.pri, whole genome shotgun sequence genome containing:
- the LOC118223795 gene encoding immunoglobulin superfamily member 3-like isoform X1, with translation MMPPLCAVLVLFSKVYGLLGNIIQPDALVRAQLGDTVTLPCLYSAKDVPGVSWFKQPLGQKPQLVAIIMNSVSDAIFLNEFKNGTRLSAKAAKGSFNLTVSRVEPLDSATYYCALTRYKEISFGDGTTLMVTGSESHNRTVVLQQPESESVQPGDSVTLQCRVHTETCAGEHSVYWFRQGSGESPPGIISTHGTRSDECQRSSGAVSPTQSCVYNFPKRNLSPSDAGTYYCAVATCGEILFGNETKLDFERNKALPLYCLAGALTLSVILNIVLALKRRKGSEDGKGAASISEVPREDLTSKQSQEESMNYAALTFTTKKPKVRRNKREVEKETVYSDMRFRDRE
- the LOC118223795 gene encoding immunoglobulin superfamily member 3-like isoform X2; protein product: MMPPLCAVLVLFSKVYGLLGNIIQPDALVRAQLGDTVTLPCLYSAKDVPGVSWFKQPLGQKPQLVAIIMNSVSDAIFLNEFKNGTRLSAKAAKGSFNLTVSRVEPLDSATYYCALTRYKEISFGDGTTLMVTGSESHNRTVVLQQPESESVQPGDSVTLQCRVHTETCAGEHSVYWFRQGSGESPPGIISTHGTRSDECQRSSGAVSPTQSCVYNFPKRNLSPSDAGTYYCAVATCGEILFGNETKLDFEREKAVRMAKEPHQSAKCPEKT